A part of Rhodamnia argentea isolate NSW1041297 chromosome 8, ASM2092103v1, whole genome shotgun sequence genomic DNA contains:
- the LOC115735442 gene encoding BTB/POZ domain-containing protein At3g44820, with translation MAPAGKVYGFHREGNHWFCTAALPSDITIIVESINFHLHKFPLVSKCGKIAHKCEESPSSEDRTFTLELDNFPGGPDSFLLAAKFCYGGRVELTPRTIVTVYCAADFLEMTDEYGEDNLLSKSESYFHKNVLRNWKECILALQSSEAVITYAEKLQIVSKCLNALSMMVCTDPSLFGWPMMMYGSLQSPGGSILWNGINTGARIRSSESDWWFEDISYLSVGVFERLIRTMESRGVRSENLAGAIVHYARKYLPGLGRWQGVQSGKTRTVASFSLTPVIVDQRILLESIVNLLPDKKGRSFCRFLLGLLRVAFILGVNHTCRDALERRIGMQLELATLDSLLIPTYSDSDTLYDTDCIERIVHYFVSLESKASSFSPASFELETSPSAGPLTTVAKLIDAYIAEVASDVNLKPHKICSLAEALPDTSRVLHDGLYRAVDIYLKAHPWLSDKDKEELCNIIDYQRLSIDACAHASQNERLPLRVVLQVLFFEQMQLRTALAGCLNVLDTESAAAGPVSAPSNMAGQIVQRDGWVAVVRENQVLKVDMEKMMSRVGELEEEFGKIKQEMRRVAKSHSSLSSPRLVARKIGCKLLPRSSDAQPDHAESSGPTARKSVEHAQPSRHSRHRKSLSLV, from the exons ATGGCTCCTGCTGGCAAGGTTTATGGGTTCCATCGCGAAGGCAACCACTg GTTTTGCACTGCGGCTTTGCCAAGTGACATCACAATCATTGTGGAAAGCATCAACTTTCATCTTCACAAG TTCCCTCTTGTATCAAAATGCGGGAAGATAGCACATAAATGTGAAGAATCCCCGAGCAGCGAAGACAGGACTTTCACATTAGAGCTGGACAATTTTCCTGGTGGCCCTGATTCTTTTCTTCTCGCTGCCAAATTTTGTTATGGTGGCCGTGTGGAATTGACTCCTAGGACCATTGTGACAGTCTACTGTGCAGCAGATTTTCTTGAAATGACAGATGAGTATGGAGAAGATAACTTGCTTTCCAAGTCAGAAAGTTATTTCCACAAGAATGTCCTTCGTAACTGGAAGGAGTGTATACTGGCTCTCCAAAGTTCTGAAGCTGTCATAACTTATGCCGAAAAACTTCAGATAGTTAGCAAATGCTTGAATGCACTGTCCATGATGGTTTGTACTGACCCAAGCTTGTTTGGATGGCCCATGATGATGTATGGAAGCTTACAAAGCCCTGGTGGCAGCATTTTATGGAATGGAATAAACACAGGAGCAAGAATTCGAAGTTCAGAATCTGACTGGTGGTTTGAAGACATATCATATCtaagtgtgggggtgtttgaGAGGCTTATTAGGACAATGGAATCAAGAGGTGTTAGGTCTGAGAATCTCGCTGGTGCTATTGTGCATTATGCTAGAAAATACCTGCCTGGTCTGGGCAGATGGCAAGGAGTGCAAAGTGGCAAAACCAGGACAGTTGCTAGTTTTAGCTTGACACCTGTCATTGTGGATCAAAGGATTCTACTTGAAAGCATTGTTAATCTTCTCCCTGATAAGAAGGGGAGATCTTTTTGTCGCTTCTTATTGGGGCTCCTTCGGGTTGCGTTCATCTTGGGTGTCAATCATACATGCAGAGATGCATTGGAGAGGAGAATAGGAATGCAATTGGAGTTGGCTACCCTAGACAGTCTTTTGATACCTACATACTCGGATTCCGACACTTTGTATGACACTGACTGTATTGAGCGGATTGTCCATTATTTTGTTTCTCTTGAGTCGAAGGCCTCATCATTTTCCCCTGCATCATTTGAGCTGGAAACATCCCCCTCTGCTGGACCATTAACCACAGTCGCAAAGTTGATAGATGCTTATATTGCTGAAGTAGCTTCTGATGTAAATCTGAAACCTCATAAAATTTGTTCTCTTGCTGAAGCTCTTCCCGATACTTCAAGAGTTTTGCATGATGGACTATATAGAGCTGTGGATATCTATCTCAAG GCACATCCATGGCTCTCAGACAAGGACAAGGAAGAACTTTGCAACATCATTGATTACCAGAGACTGTCCATTGATGCCTGTGCCCATGCTTCCCAAAATGAAAGGTTGCCACTGAGAGTCGTTCTACAAGTTTTGTTCTTTGAGCAGATGCAACTGCGAACAGCTTTAGCTGGTTGCCTTAATGTCTTAGATACTGAAAGTGCAGCAGCGGGTCCAGTGTCTGCTCCGAGCAACATGGCAGGACAAATTGTGCAGAGAGATGGATGGGTGGCAGTAGTGCGCGAGAACCAGGTCCTCAAAGTCGATATGGAGAAGATGATGTCTAGGGTGGGGGAACTTGAAGAAGAATTCGGTAAAATAAAACAGGAGATGAGAAGGGTGGCCAAATCACACAGCTCTCTCAGTTCACCTCGCTTGGTTGCCAGGAAAATCGGATGCAAGCTTCTTCCACGATCTTCGGACGCTCAACCGGATCATGCTGAAAGCAGTGGCCCCACTGCAAGAAAGTCGGTCGAGCATGCACAGCCTTCTCGTCATTCCAGACACCGAAAGAGTTTGTCCTTGGTCTGA
- the LOC115735566 gene encoding AP-2 complex subunit alpha-1-like isoform X1 has translation MALSGMRGLSVFISDIRNCQNKEQERLRVDKELGNIRTRFKNEKGLTPYEKKKYVWKMLYIHMLGYDVDFGHMETVSLISAPKYPEKQVGYIVTACLLNENHDFLRLAINTVRNDIIGRNETFQCLALTMVGNIGGREFAESLAPDVQKLLISSSCRPLVRKKAALCLLRLYRKNPDVVNVDGWADRMAQLLDERDLGVLTSSMSLLVALVSNNHEAYWSCLPKCVKTLERLARNQDIPQEYTYYGIPSPWLQVKTMRALQYFPTIEDPNTRRSLFEVLQRILMGTDVVKNVNKNNASHAVLFEALSLVMHLDAEKEMMSQCVALLGKFIAVREPNIRYLGLENMTRMLMVTDVQDIIKRHQAQIITSLKDPDISIRRRALDLLYGMCDISNAKDIVEELLQYLSTSDFAMREELSLKAAILAEKFAPDLSWYVDVILQLIDKAGDFVSDDIWFRVVQFVTNNDDLQPYAAAKAREYLDKPAIHETMVKVSAYLLGEYSHFLARRPGCSPKEIFSIIHEKLPTVSMSTVPILLSTYAKILMHTQPPEPELQNQIWAIFHKYESCIDVEIQQRAVEYFALSAKGAALADILAEMPKFPERQSALIKKAEDIETDTAEQSAIKLRAQQQMSNALVVTDQRPANGTPPVSQLTLVKLPSISSNSDNYSADEGARQENGTLTRVDPQPPSADLLGDLLDPLAIEGPPGAVQSEQNVPGVDGVPSAADTAAIVPIEEQKNTVQPIGNIAERFHALCLKDSGVLYEDPHIQIGIKAEWRAHHGRLVLFLGNKNTSPLVSVQALILPPSHLKTELSLVPDTIPPRAQVQCPLEVVNLRPSRDVAVLDFSYKFGSHAVNIKLRLPAVLNKFLQPLTLTADEFFPQWRSLSGPPLKLQEVIRGVRPLPLLEMANLLNSFRVMVCPGLDPNPNNLVASTTFYSESTRAMLCLVRIETDPADRTQLRMTVSSGDPTLTFELKEYIKEQLVDIPTSSPPPPMAPSVASPMAPVPPLNDPGAFLAGLL, from the exons ATGGCGTTATCGGGCATGAGAGGTCTCTCGGTGTTCATCAGCGACATTCGCAATTGCCAGAACAAGGAGCAGGAGAGGCTTCGCGTCGACAAGGAGCTCGGCAACATTCGCACCCGCTTTAAGAACGAAAAG GGATTGACGCCTTATGAAAAGAAGAAGTATGTTTGGAAGATGCTGTACATACATATGCTTGGTTATGATGTAGATTTTGGCCACATGGAAACTGTCTCTTTAATATCTGCACCAAAATATCCTGAAAAACAG GTTGGGTACATTGTAACAGCATGTTTACTCAACGAAAACCACGATTTCCTCAGATTAGCTATTAACACTGTCCGCAATGATATCATTGGTCGGAATGAGACCTTCCAATGCTTGGCATTGACTATG GTGGGGAATATTGGTGGTAGAGAGTTTGCTGAATCTCTTGCACCCGATGTGCAAAAGTTACTT ATTTCTAGTAGCTGCAGACCCCTTGTGAGGAAAAAAGCAGCATTATGTCTCTTGCGGCTGTATCGAAAGAATCCTGATGTTGTGAATGTAGATGGCTG GGCGGATCGGATGGCTCAGCTTTTAGATGAACGTGATCTAGGTGTGTTAACTTCTTCAATGAGCCTTCTTGTGGCTCTAGTCTCAAATAACCACGAAGCATATTGGAGCTGTCTTCCAAAGTGTGTTAAGACACTGGAACGACTTGCTAGAAACCAGGATATTCCACAAGAGTATACTTACTATGGTATCCCATCTCCCTGGCTTCAG GTCAAGACAATGAGAGCTCTGCAGTACTTCCCAACGATTGAAGACCCAAATACGAGAAGATCGTTATTTGAG GTGCTGCAAAGGATACTAATGGGAACCGATGTTGTTAAGAACGTGAATAAGAACAATGCTTCACATGCTGTTCTCTTTGAAGCCCTCTCTCTG GTTATGCATCTTGATGCTGAAAAAGAAATGATGTCTCAATGTGTTGCCCTTCTTGGAAAATTCATCGCGGTTCGTGAACCCAATATTAGATATCTTGGCTTG GAGAACATGACACGGATGTTGATGGTAACAGATGTACAGGATATTATCAAGAGACATCAAGCTCAGATAATTACATCATTGAAGGATCCTGATATTAG CATCCGGAGGCGAGCTCTTGATTTGCTTTATGGCATGTGTGACATCTCGAATGCAAAGGACATAGTTGAAGAATTACTGCAG TATCTCAGCACTTCCGACTTTGCTATGCGTGAAGAACTGTCTTTGAAAGCTGCAATTCTTGCGGAAAAGTTTGCACCTGATTTATCATG GTATGTCGATGTGATTCTTCAATTAATTGACAAGGCAGGAGATTTTGTTAGTGATGACATATGGTTTCGTGTTGTGCAATTTGTTACAAACAACGACGATCTGCAG CCTTATGCTGCTGCAAAAGCCAGAGAGTATCTTGATAAGCCTGCCATACACGAAACCATGGTGAAG GTCAGTGCTTATCTTCTCGGAGAGTACAGCCACTTTTTAGCAAGACGACCAGGGTGCAGTCCGAAGGAAATTTTCAGCATCATACACGAAAAGCTCCCTACTGTATC GATGTCTACAGTTCCGATACTTCTTTCAACATATGCTAAGATCTTGATGCATACTCAACCCCCAGAACCGGAATTGCAGAATCAGATCTGGGCTATATTCCATAA GTATGAGAGTTGCATTGATGTTGAGATACAACAAAGAGCTGTTGAATACTTTGCATTGAGTGCAAAAGGTGCAGCTTTAGCTGATATATTGGCCGAAATGCCAAAGTTCCCTGAGCGGCAG TCTGCGCTGATCAAGAAAGCAGAAGATATCGAAACTGACACTGCAGAGCAAAGTGCTATTAAGTTGCGGGCTCAACAACAGATGTCTAATGCTCTGGTTGTAACAGACCAGCGCCCTGCAAATGGGACACCACCAGTCAGTCAGCTTACTCTTGTGAAGCTGCCTAGCATAAGCAGTAATTCG GACAATTATTCAGCAGACGAAGGAGCTAGACAGGAGAATGGCACTTTGACCAGAGTAGATCCTCAACCACCTTCAGCAGACCTTCTGGGTGATCTTTTGGATCCACTAGCTATTGAAGGTCCCCCAGGGGCTGTCCAATCAGAGCAGAATGTGCCAGGAGTAGATGGTGTCCCCAGTGCAGCAGATACTGCAGCAATAGTACCTATTGAAGAGCAAAAAAATACTGTTCAG CCAATCGGAAATATTGCTGAAAGGTTCCATGCGTTATGCTTAAAAGATAGTGGTGTGTTGTACGAGGATCCCCATATTCAG ATTGGTATTAAAGCTGAGTGGCGAGCCCACCATGGACGTCTTGTACTTTTCTTGGGAAACAAGAATACATCTCCGCTTGTATCAGTTCAGGCTCTAATATTGCCTCCCTCCCATTTAAAAACGGAGCTCTCATTAGTGCCTGATACCATTCCTCCACGAGCGCAG GTGCAATGTCCTCTTGAAGTTGTGAATCTTCGCCCTAGCAGAGATGTTGCTGTACTAGACTTTTCCTACAAGTTTGGTAGCCATGCG GTCAACATCAAGCTACGCCTTCCTGCTGTTTTAAACAAATTTCTGCAGCCCTTGACATTGACTGCGGACGAGTTCTTTCCTCAATGGAGATCACTGTCTGGACCGCCTTTGAAGCTTCAAGAAGTG ATCAGGGGCGTCAGACCGCTTCCACTCTTGGAAATGGCAAACTTACTTAACAGTTTCAGAGTGATGGTTTGTCCGGGGctt GATCCAAATCCTAATAATCTCGTTGCAAGTACAACATTCTACTCAGAAAGTACGCGTGCCATGCTCTGTTTG GTTAGAATTGAGACGGATCCAGCAGACAGAACTCAGTTGCGTATGACAGTTTCTTCTGGGGATCCTACCTTAACATTCGA GTTGAAGGAGTACATCAAGGAACAGCTAGTTGACATTCCAACAAGTTCCCCTCCCCCTCCAATGGCTCCTTCTGTTGCTTCGCCAATGGCTCCGGTACCACCTTTAAATGATCCTGGGGCTTTTCTAGCTGGTTTGCTGTGA
- the LOC115735566 gene encoding AP-2 complex subunit alpha-1-like isoform X2, translated as MCKSYLADRMAQLLDERDLGVLTSSMSLLVALVSNNHEAYWSCLPKCVKTLERLARNQDIPQEYTYYGIPSPWLQVKTMRALQYFPTIEDPNTRRSLFEVLQRILMGTDVVKNVNKNNASHAVLFEALSLVMHLDAEKEMMSQCVALLGKFIAVREPNIRYLGLENMTRMLMVTDVQDIIKRHQAQIITSLKDPDISIRRRALDLLYGMCDISNAKDIVEELLQYLSTSDFAMREELSLKAAILAEKFAPDLSWYVDVILQLIDKAGDFVSDDIWFRVVQFVTNNDDLQPYAAAKAREYLDKPAIHETMVKVSAYLLGEYSHFLARRPGCSPKEIFSIIHEKLPTVSMSTVPILLSTYAKILMHTQPPEPELQNQIWAIFHKYESCIDVEIQQRAVEYFALSAKGAALADILAEMPKFPERQSALIKKAEDIETDTAEQSAIKLRAQQQMSNALVVTDQRPANGTPPVSQLTLVKLPSISSNSDNYSADEGARQENGTLTRVDPQPPSADLLGDLLDPLAIEGPPGAVQSEQNVPGVDGVPSAADTAAIVPIEEQKNTVQPIGNIAERFHALCLKDSGVLYEDPHIQIGIKAEWRAHHGRLVLFLGNKNTSPLVSVQALILPPSHLKTELSLVPDTIPPRAQVQCPLEVVNLRPSRDVAVLDFSYKFGSHAVNIKLRLPAVLNKFLQPLTLTADEFFPQWRSLSGPPLKLQEVIRGVRPLPLLEMANLLNSFRVMVCPGLDPNPNNLVASTTFYSESTRAMLCLVRIETDPADRTQLRMTVSSGDPTLTFELKEYIKEQLVDIPTSSPPPPMAPSVASPMAPVPPLNDPGAFLAGLL; from the exons ATGTGCAAAAGTTACTT GGCGGATCGGATGGCTCAGCTTTTAGATGAACGTGATCTAGGTGTGTTAACTTCTTCAATGAGCCTTCTTGTGGCTCTAGTCTCAAATAACCACGAAGCATATTGGAGCTGTCTTCCAAAGTGTGTTAAGACACTGGAACGACTTGCTAGAAACCAGGATATTCCACAAGAGTATACTTACTATGGTATCCCATCTCCCTGGCTTCAG GTCAAGACAATGAGAGCTCTGCAGTACTTCCCAACGATTGAAGACCCAAATACGAGAAGATCGTTATTTGAG GTGCTGCAAAGGATACTAATGGGAACCGATGTTGTTAAGAACGTGAATAAGAACAATGCTTCACATGCTGTTCTCTTTGAAGCCCTCTCTCTG GTTATGCATCTTGATGCTGAAAAAGAAATGATGTCTCAATGTGTTGCCCTTCTTGGAAAATTCATCGCGGTTCGTGAACCCAATATTAGATATCTTGGCTTG GAGAACATGACACGGATGTTGATGGTAACAGATGTACAGGATATTATCAAGAGACATCAAGCTCAGATAATTACATCATTGAAGGATCCTGATATTAG CATCCGGAGGCGAGCTCTTGATTTGCTTTATGGCATGTGTGACATCTCGAATGCAAAGGACATAGTTGAAGAATTACTGCAG TATCTCAGCACTTCCGACTTTGCTATGCGTGAAGAACTGTCTTTGAAAGCTGCAATTCTTGCGGAAAAGTTTGCACCTGATTTATCATG GTATGTCGATGTGATTCTTCAATTAATTGACAAGGCAGGAGATTTTGTTAGTGATGACATATGGTTTCGTGTTGTGCAATTTGTTACAAACAACGACGATCTGCAG CCTTATGCTGCTGCAAAAGCCAGAGAGTATCTTGATAAGCCTGCCATACACGAAACCATGGTGAAG GTCAGTGCTTATCTTCTCGGAGAGTACAGCCACTTTTTAGCAAGACGACCAGGGTGCAGTCCGAAGGAAATTTTCAGCATCATACACGAAAAGCTCCCTACTGTATC GATGTCTACAGTTCCGATACTTCTTTCAACATATGCTAAGATCTTGATGCATACTCAACCCCCAGAACCGGAATTGCAGAATCAGATCTGGGCTATATTCCATAA GTATGAGAGTTGCATTGATGTTGAGATACAACAAAGAGCTGTTGAATACTTTGCATTGAGTGCAAAAGGTGCAGCTTTAGCTGATATATTGGCCGAAATGCCAAAGTTCCCTGAGCGGCAG TCTGCGCTGATCAAGAAAGCAGAAGATATCGAAACTGACACTGCAGAGCAAAGTGCTATTAAGTTGCGGGCTCAACAACAGATGTCTAATGCTCTGGTTGTAACAGACCAGCGCCCTGCAAATGGGACACCACCAGTCAGTCAGCTTACTCTTGTGAAGCTGCCTAGCATAAGCAGTAATTCG GACAATTATTCAGCAGACGAAGGAGCTAGACAGGAGAATGGCACTTTGACCAGAGTAGATCCTCAACCACCTTCAGCAGACCTTCTGGGTGATCTTTTGGATCCACTAGCTATTGAAGGTCCCCCAGGGGCTGTCCAATCAGAGCAGAATGTGCCAGGAGTAGATGGTGTCCCCAGTGCAGCAGATACTGCAGCAATAGTACCTATTGAAGAGCAAAAAAATACTGTTCAG CCAATCGGAAATATTGCTGAAAGGTTCCATGCGTTATGCTTAAAAGATAGTGGTGTGTTGTACGAGGATCCCCATATTCAG ATTGGTATTAAAGCTGAGTGGCGAGCCCACCATGGACGTCTTGTACTTTTCTTGGGAAACAAGAATACATCTCCGCTTGTATCAGTTCAGGCTCTAATATTGCCTCCCTCCCATTTAAAAACGGAGCTCTCATTAGTGCCTGATACCATTCCTCCACGAGCGCAG GTGCAATGTCCTCTTGAAGTTGTGAATCTTCGCCCTAGCAGAGATGTTGCTGTACTAGACTTTTCCTACAAGTTTGGTAGCCATGCG GTCAACATCAAGCTACGCCTTCCTGCTGTTTTAAACAAATTTCTGCAGCCCTTGACATTGACTGCGGACGAGTTCTTTCCTCAATGGAGATCACTGTCTGGACCGCCTTTGAAGCTTCAAGAAGTG ATCAGGGGCGTCAGACCGCTTCCACTCTTGGAAATGGCAAACTTACTTAACAGTTTCAGAGTGATGGTTTGTCCGGGGctt GATCCAAATCCTAATAATCTCGTTGCAAGTACAACATTCTACTCAGAAAGTACGCGTGCCATGCTCTGTTTG GTTAGAATTGAGACGGATCCAGCAGACAGAACTCAGTTGCGTATGACAGTTTCTTCTGGGGATCCTACCTTAACATTCGA GTTGAAGGAGTACATCAAGGAACAGCTAGTTGACATTCCAACAAGTTCCCCTCCCCCTCCAATGGCTCCTTCTGTTGCTTCGCCAATGGCTCCGGTACCACCTTTAAATGATCCTGGGGCTTTTCTAGCTGGTTTGCTGTGA